In bacterium, the genomic stretch CATGCCAGGCGCCGCGGGTAAGATGTGTGTGGATTATATCAAACTTGCTTCGCTTCAACCGACGAAGTAGTTTTAGATGCGTAAAGAAAGAGCCTCCCTTACGCATGGGCATTTCCCAACAGGGAGTATTTTGATTGCGGAGCGCTTCAGGAAGCCATCCCCCCGGGGGGCATACAACAGTGACTTCATGGCCTTTTTGTTGAAATTGGCGCGCAAGTAATGCTACTTGATGCTCCGCTCCCGAAGGGACGGAACTCGAAATCACTTGCACGATTCGCAGCTTATCACCCATCGTTTTACTCTTTGTCTACAAATAATTGCGAAAGCAGCGCCCATCAGGGCGTTTCTTTGCGAAACACGAGAATGCTCTGATGAATGACACTCGGAATAAACGTGTAGCGGTAGCCATAGACGTGCAACTGCTTTGATACATCATACCAGATAAGATTTGCCTTTGGCGTCCAGCCATCTTGTGTAATCACATTAGCCAATTCAGCCGGCAGGAGGTGGTAAACGCCATTCTGATACATCTCGCCAACAAACACGGCCATATACCCATTCAACTTTAGCTTCGTTTGGCAAACCGCGAAAATTTCACGCATCTGGGCAAGCCATTCGTCCTTTGATTGAACAGGTTGATTATTAAATCGACTAAGCTTCTTTCGCAGTTTGTCAGGTTCAACCTCTTGTCCGTAACGTTTATATTGGCCAGTTGAGCGTTTGGCGGTATCCATGTTCCAATAAGGTACATCGGTTAGGATGAAGTCGAACTCACCTTCAATCTCAGGCAGAACTTTGAGGCAATCACCTTGACAGGTTTGCTGCGGCGTCAACCCTTCAAGCTCACAGACTTTTTGATACACTTCAACCCATCGCGGCTCTATTTCTATCCCGACGGCCGATCGCTCGGAAATAGTTGCTCCTAAGAGAGTGCCGCCGACGCCCATCATTGGGTCGAGAACCCTGTCTCCTGCCTTGGTAAAGGTGCGAATAAGTTCGGCGCATAATTCGGGCGGCTTTTGACCGCCGTGTTGATTGCGCAATTTATGTTGGAAGCTTGAGGGGTAGGCTTTTGCTATTACTGAACGGCTCGAGAACGTCCATTCACGGCCTGTGAGGTCATTAAGTCGGTTGCCCTCAGAATAAAAGCCGCGGCTGTTACCCTCCGAATCAAATAATTCTATCGTTTCATGCTTTTTTTTCAACATTGGTGTAGGATTATGTTACGGGTTTCTAGAACGTTTTGCAATAGATGCCAATGTTATTCATTGACAGATCGTTGGCATCGAAGCTTAACGACAGCAAAAAGTAATGGAGGCTAAGATGAAAGTTTGTCAATCATGTAAGGCAGAGATGCCTGCGGATTTGGAAATCTGCGAAAGTTGTGGAGTCAAATATGAGATCGCCAAAAGACGTGGTGGGTTTCGAGGAGGATTATTTGTCCTCGCGCTTGTCATTCTTCTGGCAATAGGCGCGTTGGGTTATCGACTATTTTTCTCTCGAAATGGTGAGGAAGCCGCTCGCCTTTTACCTACAGGGTGCTGGATGGTAATTACAATCGATACCAATCCTTCGCCAACTCAGGCTAATCTATTCCTTCGCATTTCCGATGCGATGAAGCGTGAAGGATTAGACAAGCAAACGGAAGACTTATTGAGCAGCGTGCTTGGTCCGTCCAAGCTTGCGACTGAGCTGAGACCCTATATCAACAATAGCTTGGCTTTAGGGATGTGGGGATCAACGGTAACGGACACAAGTGGAGCGGTTATTTTAAACGTAACCAACGCGAAAGCTGTTGCTTCCATATTGAATAGCAAGAACATCTCCACGAAAGACAATGGCGTCACGATTTATAAGGCTCCAGACTCGGAAATTAGAATAGCGCTGGAGGGTTCGAATCTGATAATGGCGGTTAAACCTTCCGATATCCATAAGGTTTTGGAGGTTAAGGCGGGCAAGGTCATTTCTGTTGTGGATACGGCAGAGTTCAAGGAAGCGCGTAAAACGTTGCCTGAAGATGCGAGCCTAATGATTTTTGTCCAACCATCCGGAGTTCAGAAAGTTCAACAATCCTATAACCCAACATCAGTTATGGAATCTATTAATTCTACAGCTTGGTGTGGAGTTGGGCTTACAATGCGTGATGATGGATTGCTTGTAACAGGCAGAATGCCCTCGGGTGTAGTTAAAGGTCTCGAAGGGCTGAATGATATTCAAGCTCTAAGATATGGACCACTTCAAGCAATGCCTTCAGGAGCATACGGCTTCTATACCCTTTCTCAGCCAAGCAAGTTTTGGGAAGTAATTCGGGTAATGATGGCACAGAACCCCGAAGCGGCTAAACAAATTGATCAAGGGCTTGCTGATTTCGATCAGACAAGCGGACTGAGTTTTGCAAAAGATGTGCTTCCGGCATTTGCTGGTGAAGCCGCGTTAGCCATTTATCCCAGCACAAAAAATAATAAGAATCAGCCTGAGATGATGCTGGTCCTCGATTCATCGAATAATGCGACCCCCGGTCAGCTTATTGCTAAACTGACGGGGAACACCACGGCTTTACTTATGTTATCTAATGTCGCCGGATATAAACTAACAAGCGTTCAAGAAGAAGGCATAAAGGTTTATAAATTCAATAATCCGACAATGAAAGATATGGCTGGAGAATTTACCTGCGCTCAGATTGGAGATAAGCTCGTTATCACCACCTCTGGTGAGCTTTTAACACGAGCGATAGGATGTAAGACATCGCCTACCGGTTCTTTAGCGCAAGAGCCGACTTTCCAGAAAATGATGTCTCATGGAGTACATGGGGCGCAAATTTTGTATATGATTAATTTTCCCTCCATGATTACAGCAATTACCCAAGCGGATAATCCTACAGACAAACCGAATGAGGCTTCTCAAGCTTGGATAGATGCATTTAAGGATACAGCGGTTGTGAGCGGCAGTGTCAACAATAAGGAAGCCTTCAGCGAAGCCTTTATACCCGTTGATTGGGAGCATTTAGTCCATGCAATGGCTCTTGCCAGCAAACAGGCGCCAACACCCCCCACGCCTTCAGGCGGCGGAACGTGGTAAAGACATAAGCTATCAGTCATTACTCTCTGAAAAGTCCCCCTTAGAATAGGGGGGCTTTTCTGTGCGTCGATTCATGTTATTGATAAAAACATGGAATGTTTTATCATGAATAACTTTAGTTCGTTAAAGAAAGCGGGTCTGTTATCCGCGCTCATCTTACTCATTGCATTGGGTGCACAGGCTCAAAGAGATTTCAGGGTTAACCTCACAAAACATGGGCAAGATGTCGCTAACCTAGTTCCGTCTGACGCATGGTTAGTCATGACCTATGAGTTAATACCTGCGTCAAGTCAGGTAGCTCTATTCAATCGAATAAAGGAATCCCTCTCTCGTGAAGGGTTGAGCCAAAAAATTGATGAAGCAATCAACATGGCATGCAACTCAGTTCCGTTAATGAGAGATATTCATCCCTACTTTATCTCCAGTGTTACTCTTTGCATTTGGGGCGATCCAAACAAGCGAGCAAGTTCTGGTATGACCTTTTTCATCACGATTTCCGATCATTCTGCTGTCCAAAAAGCGCTCAAAGAGGATGCTGTTTTAACTACCATAGACGGCGTGAAAATATATAGCCTTCCTAACAGCAAGGAGTTACATTTCACCTTAGTAGGGAATTATTTGGTAATTTCTATGACCAAAGCAAATCTGGTTCGAATTGCTCGGATTTATGAAACTCCTTCAAAGTCCCTTATAAATTCGCCTGCCTTCCAAACTGCGCAAGCTTCACTGCCTATTGAATCGAATATGCAACTTTTCCTTAAAACTAATATCTTCAATAAATTCCCAAATAATACGCTGAAAACCCCAAAGCAGAAAAGAGATTTCGCTTTAGCTTTAAAGTGCTTAAATACTTGCCCGTGGGTTGCGATGTCCTGTGCCTTCCAAGATACAGGATATTCAATGTCGCTCAGCGTCCAACTCAATTCGACTATATTGAAATCTTTGAACACTCTTAATGCCATAACCCCGATTAGCCTTGAGAACGTCAGCTATTTACCTGAAGGTGCCATTAGCTTCGTTACAATATCACAGCCGAGCAAGTTATGGCCTTTGTTCATTGATCCTGCCGAGCAATATCCTGAATTGCTTAAATCGATGATTATGGAAATTGCAAAAATTGAAAAGGAAACAGGTCTCAAATTTAATGAGCAATTTCTTCCGAGCTTTGATGGTGAAATGACTGTCGGGATTTATCCTTCAGATACAAAAAAAGTTAGTCCGGAATGCATAGTTATACTTGGCTCTCAAAATGGCGCGAATCCGGCCGGCAGCGCTCAAGAGTATTTCAAGAATATTCAATCTGGACGTGTTCAGTTGCAGCCAGGGGATCGTTTAGCGCTATCGGCCATTCAGTTTGATGGAGAGACTATTTATAAATTGGTCGAGACCTCAACAATAAAAGCAAAAGTTTCTGGAAAGAAGCGTTCTCCTAGTGTCCCAGCTACTGAGGAAGATGTAACATACTTTTATCTTCCAGGTAATGACGTATTAGTCACCTCTCCTTCCAAGCGAGCCATTATGAGAACCATTGCTTGCAATCAGCAAAAGATTGGTTCAATCACTCAACAGCCCGCATTTAAGAACATGCTCTCTCAAAAATCTTCAAATGCCCAGGCTTTCATGATGTACGACATGTCCGTAATAGCCCAACAAGCGTTTAATTCCCCGCTAACCAAAATCGTGAACAATGCCTTCAACGGAGCTTGTGTCGTAAATGTTGGATATGATGGTTCAATGATCGAGGCCGATATGTTCGTCCCATTTGATTGGGATCAATATATCAGATCTGCCAAAAACCTTATGTCACAGTTCGAAAATAGGACAAACGAATCTTCACCACCAAAGACTTTACCAAAGAAGAAGAAGAAGTAATTAGCCCGTAATCTTCACCCAACTCCGGGCAGGGGATTGGTTCTATTAAGAGAAATAGGCTAGGGGCGAAGCCCCCAACGTGCCAAAGCTTTAGCGAAGGCACGTCACGCTGAGCGAAGTCGAAGGGTCTTCAGGAAGATTCCTCGACTTCGATCGGAATGACGTTCCGATGGAATGTATAAGAAAGACTACGGAGATCCCCTATAGCCCCCCTTGGAAAAGGGGGACATTCTGAAGCTGATAGCTGATAGCTTCTTAGCTATAAATCCGCAGTCGCAAGCGTGTCCAGCTCTAGGTCGCTGCGTTCGCCTTTTTGGAGGCGGTAATAGCCGGCGCAGGCGACCATGGCGGCGTTGTCGGTGCAGAGGATGGAGGGCGGGATCACTAAACGAAAACCGGTATCCTTTGCGGCGGTGCTCATTGCTTCATTAAGTCGTGAATTGGCAGCGACGCCGCCTACTACAGTGATCGTCTTAACTTTAACCTGCCGTGCAGCGGTGATTGTTTTAGTAACCAATACCTCGACAACCGCTTCTTGGAAGCTTGCTGCGGTATCATTCACATTCAAAGCTTTTCCTTGCGTATCCACATACCGCAACACCGCTGATTTGAGGCCGCTGAAGCTGAAATTGAGTGTGCCATCCATCCATGCTCTTGGAAACGGGATGGCATTTGGGTTGCCTTGTTTGGCAGCAGCATCGACTTTTGGCCCGCCTGGATAACCTAGTCCTAATAGCCTCGCCGACTTATCAAAGGCTTCTCCTGCAGCGTCATCCATCGATTGGCCAAGGAGATAGTAGTCGCCGTGACCTTTAACGAGCATCAACTCGGTATGACCGCCTG encodes the following:
- a CDS encoding DUF3352 domain-containing protein, whose protein sequence is MKVCQSCKAEMPADLEICESCGVKYEIAKRRGGFRGGLFVLALVILLAIGALGYRLFFSRNGEEAARLLPTGCWMVITIDTNPSPTQANLFLRISDAMKREGLDKQTEDLLSSVLGPSKLATELRPYINNSLALGMWGSTVTDTSGAVILNVTNAKAVASILNSKNISTKDNGVTIYKAPDSEIRIALEGSNLIMAVKPSDIHKVLEVKAGKVISVVDTAEFKEARKTLPEDASLMIFVQPSGVQKVQQSYNPTSVMESINSTAWCGVGLTMRDDGLLVTGRMPSGVVKGLEGLNDIQALRYGPLQAMPSGAYGFYTLSQPSKFWEVIRVMMAQNPEAAKQIDQGLADFDQTSGLSFAKDVLPAFAGEAALAIYPSTKNNKNQPEMMLVLDSSNNATPGQLIAKLTGNTTALLMLSNVAGYKLTSVQEEGIKVYKFNNPTMKDMAGEFTCAQIGDKLVITTSGELLTRAIGCKTSPTGSLAQEPTFQKMMSHGVHGAQILYMINFPSMITAITQADNPTDKPNEASQAWIDAFKDTAVVSGSVNNKEAFSEAFIPVDWEHLVHAMALASKQAPTPPTPSGGGTW
- a CDS encoding DNA methyltransferase, which encodes MLKKKHETIELFDSEGNSRGFYSEGNRLNDLTGREWTFSSRSVIAKAYPSSFQHKLRNQHGGQKPPELCAELIRTFTKAGDRVLDPMMGVGGTLLGATISERSAVGIEIEPRWVEVYQKVCELEGLTPQQTCQGDCLKVLPEIEGEFDFILTDVPYWNMDTAKRSTGQYKRYGQEVEPDKLRKKLSRFNNQPVQSKDEWLAQMREIFAVCQTKLKLNGYMAVFVGEMYQNGVYHLLPAELANVITQDGWTPKANLIWYDVSKQLHVYGYRYTFIPSVIHQSILVFRKETP
- a CDS encoding DUF3352 domain-containing protein, producing MNNFSSLKKAGLLSALILLIALGAQAQRDFRVNLTKHGQDVANLVPSDAWLVMTYELIPASSQVALFNRIKESLSREGLSQKIDEAINMACNSVPLMRDIHPYFISSVTLCIWGDPNKRASSGMTFFITISDHSAVQKALKEDAVLTTIDGVKIYSLPNSKELHFTLVGNYLVISMTKANLVRIARIYETPSKSLINSPAFQTAQASLPIESNMQLFLKTNIFNKFPNNTLKTPKQKRDFALALKCLNTCPWVAMSCAFQDTGYSMSLSVQLNSTILKSLNTLNAITPISLENVSYLPEGAISFVTISQPSKLWPLFIDPAEQYPELLKSMIMEIAKIEKETGLKFNEQFLPSFDGEMTVGIYPSDTKKVSPECIVILGSQNGANPAGSAQEYFKNIQSGRVQLQPGDRLALSAIQFDGETIYKLVETSTIKAKVSGKKRSPSVPATEEDVTYFYLPGNDVLVTSPSKRAIMRTIACNQQKIGSITQQPAFKNMLSQKSSNAQAFMMYDMSVIAQQAFNSPLTKIVNNAFNGACVVNVGYDGSMIEADMFVPFDWDQYIRSAKNLMSQFENRTNESSPPKTLPKKKKK
- the tsaD gene encoding tRNA (adenosine(37)-N6)-threonylcarbamoyltransferase complex transferase subunit TsaD encodes the protein MIILGIETSCDETSAALLEDGVRILSNVVASQVEMHAKWGGVVPEAAARMHVERMNPVIQQALDEAGMTFDDVDAIAVTNRPGLVGALVVGVAAAKTLALALQKPLIGVHHLEGHMYSARLVDPELEFPYLCLIVSGGHTELMLVKGHGDYYLLGQSMDDAAGEAFDKSARLLGLGYPGGPKVDAAAKQGNPNAIPFPRAWMDGTLNFSFSGLKSAVLRYVDTQGKALNVNDTAASFQEAVVEVLVTKTITAARQVKVKTITVVGGVAANSRLNEAMSTAAKDTGFRLVIPPSILCTDNAAMVACAGYYRLQKGERSDLELDTLATADL